The Faecalibacter sp. LW9 genome has a segment encoding these proteins:
- a CDS encoding geranylgeranylglycerol-phosphate geranylgeranyltransferase has protein sequence MNVQKIIVQLFALFSVVRGYNLIILMLAQYLASLFIFAPHESHLSILTNHKINGIILVSVMCVAAGYIINNFYDLEKDLIKRPMQTYLQKQVSQGFKLTVYIILNASALLIAAAISWRVFVYFFIYQFLMWFYSHKMNRFALIKNFYLVTLRILPFFALLIYFDNYEFGLFMHAGFLTLLLLITDIVKDLASKRVDLIYNYNSIPIKYGNTFTKIIVFLLIGIDCCIGFYLIKSHEIGLMKYFFIGAIILFIINTFLLFRAKTEQEYKILHYFFKGMIVAGVFSIAFIEINPLTLQTIAQNFRAHQSI, from the coding sequence ATGAATGTGCAGAAGATAATAGTTCAACTTTTTGCATTATTTTCTGTGGTGCGTGGCTACAATCTGATTATCTTGATGTTGGCCCAATACCTTGCATCTTTATTTATTTTTGCTCCACATGAAAGCCATTTGAGCATCTTAACCAACCATAAGATCAATGGAATTATTTTGGTTTCGGTCATGTGCGTAGCTGCAGGCTATATCATCAATAACTTTTATGATTTAGAAAAAGACCTTATCAAACGGCCGATGCAGACGTATTTGCAAAAACAAGTCTCGCAAGGATTTAAGCTCACCGTATACATCATTCTTAATGCTTCAGCTTTGCTGATTGCCGCAGCTATATCATGGCGGGTTTTTGTTTATTTCTTTATTTATCAATTTTTGATGTGGTTTTATAGTCATAAGATGAATCGCTTTGCACTCATCAAAAATTTTTACCTGGTGACCCTTCGCATCTTGCCCTTTTTTGCGTTATTAATTTACTTTGATAATTATGAATTTGGCTTATTTATGCACGCGGGTTTCTTAACCCTTTTACTTTTGATTACTGATATCGTTAAAGATTTAGCTTCAAAACGAGTCGATTTAATCTATAATTACAATTCCATTCCCATCAAATATGGGAATACATTCACTAAAATTATTGTCTTTCTCTTAATCGGAATCGATTGTTGTATTGGTTTTTATCTGATTAAGAGTCATGAAATTGGGTTAATGAAATATTTTTTTATCGGTGCAATAATTCTATTCATAATCAATACGTTCCTCTTATTTAGGGCGAAAACCGAGCAAGAATATAAAATTTTACATTATTTTTTTAAAGGAATGATCGTTGCAGGGGTTTTCAGTATCGCATTTATCGAAATAAATCCCTTAACTTTGCAAACTATTGCGCAAAATTTTAGGGCGCATCAATCAATATAA
- a CDS encoding arsenate reductase family protein, with the protein MKKVYFLKTCDTCKRILKENDFTGFDLHEIKSNAIPEEELETMKNLAGSYEALFSRRAQNYKKLGLKEVDLSEEEIKNYILTDYTFLKRPVVVDGDTIFIGNEKKNLEALAAYLSK; encoded by the coding sequence ATGAAGAAAGTATATTTTTTAAAAACATGCGATACATGTAAAAGAATTTTAAAAGAAAATGATTTTACGGGATTTGATTTACATGAAATCAAATCGAATGCTATTCCGGAAGAAGAGCTAGAAACCATGAAAAATTTGGCCGGGAGTTACGAAGCATTATTTTCTCGTCGTGCCCAAAATTATAAAAAGTTAGGTTTAAAAGAGGTTGATTTATCAGAAGAAGAGATCAAAAATTATATCCTAACCGACTATACATTCTTAAAACGACCAGTTGTTGTAGACGGTGACACCATTTTTATTGGAAACGAAAAAAAGAATTTAGAAGCTTTAGCAGCTTACTTATCAAAATAA
- a CDS encoding CBS domain-containing protein gives MYITSYLSHELKPGKSTYSAERLLQMVQEMKLTHLPIFDGLEFVGNIAEEDLVELTFSNQKESLSDFTENYFLTEEQTIFDAIQMMYTNHTNVLAVLSKEHQYLGLVNEQCIIEAMAKFPFIAEVAVSMIVSIAAKDLSMSVITNIIESNNGKIFGLMVIGESDDQVNVLVRFASSNLLSIGETFERYGYQVIQKFYNDEKQELLQNRYAQLLKYMNT, from the coding sequence ATGTACATCACATCGTATTTATCCCACGAATTAAAACCTGGTAAATCCACTTACTCTGCTGAACGTTTGCTACAAATGGTACAGGAGATGAAATTGACGCATTTACCGATTTTTGATGGATTGGAATTTGTAGGAAATATTGCGGAAGAAGATTTGGTTGAATTGACATTTTCAAATCAAAAGGAATCCTTGTCGGATTTCACGGAAAATTATTTTTTAACAGAAGAACAAACCATCTTTGATGCCATCCAGATGATGTACACGAATCATACCAACGTATTGGCTGTATTATCAAAAGAACATCAGTATCTTGGACTAGTTAATGAGCAATGCATTATCGAAGCCATGGCAAAATTTCCGTTCATTGCTGAAGTTGCCGTTTCGATGATTGTCTCTATTGCAGCCAAAGATTTATCCATGAGTGTCATTACCAATATCATCGAGTCTAATAATGGGAAAATATTTGGTTTGATGGTGATTGGTGAATCGGATGATCAAGTAAATGTATTAGTTCGATTTGCATCGTCTAATTTACTTTCAATTGGAGAAACATTCGAGCGTTATGGTTACCAAGTGATTCAGAAATTTTATAATGATGAGAAACAAGAGTTGTTGCAAAATCGATACGCACAACTTTTAAAATACATGAACACATAA
- a CDS encoding NAD kinase, with amino-acid sequence MIKVALFGQKTSTSLEDIITPFLNYLSVHHIEFCIEKKFLRTISVLTDVNLTTVETFTSHEDLDKNVKFFFTFGGDGTILSAATIVRNSEIPIVGVNTGRLGFLATINKSVLLEQLDNFFNGNYNIIPRSLIKIERNDGIEIEDNFAINEITVVRRETTSMITIDTSLNNEFLNSFWSDGLIISTPTGSTGYNLSCGGPIVHPSNQNFIITPVAPHNLNVRPLIVSEDSVIDLKIRSRANEYFLSLDSRNIALSTDVELRISKADFKINIVEAKDTSYFTTLRDKMLWGSDKRN; translated from the coding sequence ATGATTAAAGTCGCTCTTTTCGGCCAAAAAACAAGCACTTCGTTAGAAGACATTATCACACCATTTTTAAACTACTTATCAGTACACCACATTGAGTTTTGTATTGAAAAAAAGTTTTTAAGGACCATTTCAGTGTTAACAGATGTCAATCTGACGACGGTAGAAACATTTACTTCACATGAAGATTTAGATAAAAATGTGAAATTCTTTTTCACTTTTGGTGGAGATGGTACTATTTTATCTGCAGCGACGATTGTTCGCAATTCAGAAATTCCGATTGTAGGAGTAAACACGGGCCGATTAGGATTTTTAGCGACGATAAATAAAAGTGTTTTATTGGAACAATTGGATAATTTTTTTAATGGAAATTATAATATAATTCCACGTTCGTTAATTAAAATTGAACGAAATGATGGAATTGAAATTGAAGATAATTTTGCCATTAACGAAATTACCGTAGTTCGTCGTGAGACGACTTCGATGATTACAATTGATACTTCTTTAAATAATGAATTTTTAAATTCATTTTGGTCCGATGGCTTAATTATTTCTACTCCTACGGGATCCACAGGGTATAACCTGAGCTGTGGAGGACCGATTGTTCATCCATCCAATCAAAATTTTATTATTACTCCTGTTGCGCCACATAATTTAAACGTTAGACCATTGATTGTTTCAGAGGATTCAGTCATTGATTTAAAAATTAGAAGTCGTGCCAACGAGTACTTCCTATCCTTAGATTCACGAAACATAGCTTTATCGACTGATGTTGAGCTTCGTATCTCGAAAGCTGATTTTAAAATCAACATTGTAGAGGCTAAAGATACCAGTTATTTTACTACTTTGAGGGATAAAATGTTGTGGGGATCTGACAAAAGAAATTAA
- a CDS encoding isoprenyl transferase: MSLIDQIDKNKLPNHVAIIMDGNGRWAKQNGKERTFGHKNALKAVRASIETCRDLGIKYLTLYAFSTENWNRPKLEVSFLMTLLSSTIKAEIKELHEGNVRFNIIGDLSRLPSSARKDLEKALDLTKNNTGSVLTLALNYGAKEELLVAIKNIANQFKNGSITDQDLTEELVEKNLYTHDMPMVDLMIRTSGETRISNFLLWQIAYAELYFTPVLWPDFTHEHFYEAILNYQGRERRFGKTSEQLTN, encoded by the coding sequence ATCAGTTTAATAGATCAGATTGATAAAAATAAATTGCCCAATCATGTCGCCATCATTATGGATGGCAACGGTCGTTGGGCAAAACAGAATGGAAAAGAACGCACTTTTGGGCATAAAAATGCCTTGAAGGCAGTAAGAGCATCTATTGAAACGTGTAGAGATTTAGGAATTAAGTATTTAACACTTTATGCCTTCTCTACAGAAAATTGGAATCGCCCTAAATTGGAGGTTAGTTTTTTAATGACCTTATTAAGCTCTACCATTAAGGCAGAAATTAAAGAACTTCATGAAGGGAATGTACGATTCAATATCATTGGCGACTTATCGAGATTACCTTCATCCGCTCGCAAAGATTTAGAGAAAGCACTTGATCTAACCAAAAATAATACAGGATCAGTCCTTACTTTAGCCCTAAACTATGGTGCAAAGGAAGAACTTCTTGTGGCAATTAAAAATATTGCCAATCAATTCAAAAATGGTTCAATTACAGATCAAGATTTAACCGAAGAACTTGTCGAAAAAAACTTATATACGCATGATATGCCTATGGTCGATTTAATGATCCGTACCAGTGGTGAAACACGTATTAGCAACTTTCTTTTATGGCAAATTGCTTATGCAGAACTCTATTTTACGCCTGTTTTATGGCCTGATTTTACGCATGAGCATTTTTATGAAGCCATTTTAAATTATCAAGGAAGAGAGAGGCGTTTTGGCAAAACAAGTGAACAATTAACGAACTGA
- the rluF gene encoding 23S rRNA pseudouridine(2604) synthase RluF, with amino-acid sequence MDEKKNIRLNKYISDSGYCSRREADQYIENRLVLINGRVAKTGQHVGPNDVVTVKGVEIEPRDKAHAAYIMLNKPVGITCTTDPTDPDNIVDFLSFGERIFPIGRLDKDSQGLILLTSDGDIVNKILRAGNTHEKEYIVTVNKPITDEFCERMAKGVPILNQVTKKCKIEKVSSTVFKITLIQGLNRQIRRMCEYFGYTVKKLERVRIMNLTLNVPVGQFRDLTPEELAELHRLTADSEKTAEKKPASKAKKSPAKKATDVSPNFKDDKGRPAQKKKTNKPKSTSQARIGKSKAPTTSKGGKFGKKR; translated from the coding sequence ATGGACGAGAAGAAGAACATACGATTAAATAAATACATCAGTGATAGTGGGTACTGTTCAAGACGTGAAGCGGATCAATACATTGAGAACCGCTTGGTTCTAATCAACGGACGTGTGGCTAAAACGGGACAGCATGTTGGTCCGAATGATGTGGTGACGGTAAAAGGGGTGGAGATTGAACCTCGTGATAAAGCCCATGCAGCCTATATTATGTTGAATAAACCAGTTGGAATTACGTGTACTACCGATCCAACAGATCCTGATAATATCGTTGATTTCTTATCGTTCGGAGAACGTATTTTTCCGATTGGACGATTGGATAAAGATTCCCAAGGTTTAATCTTATTAACCAGTGATGGTGATATTGTGAATAAGATTTTACGTGCCGGTAATACTCACGAGAAGGAATATATTGTGACGGTAAACAAACCCATTACAGATGAATTTTGTGAACGTATGGCAAAAGGGGTTCCGATCTTAAATCAAGTCACTAAAAAATGTAAGATAGAGAAAGTCAGTTCAACGGTTTTTAAAATTACCTTAATTCAAGGTTTAAACCGTCAGATCCGTCGCATGTGCGAATATTTTGGGTACACGGTTAAAAAGTTAGAGCGTGTTCGCATTATGAATTTAACGTTAAATGTGCCAGTGGGACAATTCAGAGATTTAACACCGGAAGAATTGGCTGAATTGCATCGTTTAACGGCAGATTCTGAAAAAACAGCAGAAAAAAAGCCTGCGAGTAAAGCCAAGAAATCGCCAGCAAAAAAGGCCACAGATGTGTCGCCTAATTTTAAAGATGACAAAGGTCGTCCAGCACAAAAAAAGAAAACCAATAAACCAAAATCCACTTCTCAAGCACGTATTGGTAAGAGTAAAGCACCAACCACATCTAAGGGAGGGAAATTCGGAAAAAAAAGATAA
- a CDS encoding pseudouridine synthase, with translation MNNRRNQSNNRNSQGGNNRGKGGNSGSSSSRPNGGKGKPSFGAKKTEGGKPSFGGGSRTEGGKPSFGPKKTFNRPGEKPFVKRLKAAPVDDGTIRLNKYVANAGIASRREADELIKTGIVTVNGQVITEMGYKVQPDDEVRFDGKRISSQKNVYFLLNKPKGYITTSKDEKNRKTVMDLVAGATTARIFPVGRLDRQTTGVLLFTNDGYLTKKLTHPSHDIKKIYHVTLDKKLTANDLAEIKKGVRLIPEGIAVVDEISYIENRPKNEVGLEIHIGWNRVVRRIFEKLGYKVEALDRVSFAGLTKKGLNRGDYRPLTELEVNFLKMM, from the coding sequence ATGAATAATAGACGAAATCAATCCAACAACAGAAATTCCCAAGGCGGGAATAATCGTGGTAAAGGAGGAAACAGTGGTTCTTCTTCATCAAGACCTAACGGCGGGAAAGGTAAACCAAGTTTTGGAGCTAAGAAAACTGAAGGTGGGAAACCAAGCTTCGGTGGAGGAAGCAGAACAGAAGGAGGTAAACCAAGTTTTGGACCTAAAAAAACGTTCAATCGACCAGGAGAGAAACCTTTTGTAAAAAGGTTAAAAGCTGCTCCAGTTGATGACGGGACTATTCGTTTAAACAAATATGTAGCGAATGCAGGGATTGCATCCAGAAGAGAGGCTGACGAACTGATCAAGACTGGAATCGTTACAGTGAATGGTCAAGTTATCACCGAAATGGGATATAAGGTTCAACCCGATGATGAAGTACGTTTCGACGGAAAAAGAATCTCTTCACAGAAGAATGTATACTTCTTATTAAACAAACCAAAAGGTTACATTACCACATCGAAAGATGAAAAAAACCGTAAAACGGTAATGGACTTAGTGGCTGGTGCAACAACAGCACGTATCTTCCCTGTAGGACGTTTAGACCGCCAAACAACTGGTGTTCTTTTATTTACAAACGATGGATACTTAACGAAAAAGTTAACTCACCCAAGCCACGACATCAAGAAAATCTACCATGTAACTCTTGATAAAAAATTAACAGCAAATGATTTAGCTGAAATTAAGAAAGGGGTACGTTTAATTCCTGAAGGAATTGCAGTAGTAGATGAAATTTCTTACATCGAAAATCGTCCGAAAAATGAAGTTGGTTTAGAAATCCACATTGGATGGAACCGCGTTGTACGTCGTATTTTCGAAAAGTTAGGGTATAAAGTAGAAGCTTTAGATCGTGTATCTTTCGCTGGTTTAACGAAAAAAGGTTTAAACCGTGGAGATTACCGTCCATTAACCGAATTAGAAGTGAACTTCTTAAAAATGATGTAA
- a CDS encoding DUF6089 family protein, producing the protein MKKFFLFIFVLCISQSIFAQRHEIGIFAGGANVIGDVGKANYINPFPTRTEQGGSIVLPISIGGLYRFNINPHMGFRLNLTYSHVGAGDFKSGEQYKRDRNKSFENDIVEGAVLFEYNFKDINEAQEFAHSPYIFFGGGAFQAKYRIYDYDAEEDEIIHDTYNKRKLTFPFGVGYKIRFNYNWLISLETGFRYTNQDFLDYNVADYTKNLTNAANSNPDIAREMRGLNFGNMSNKDWYVQTGITLTYSFGRPACYCN; encoded by the coding sequence ATGAAGAAATTTTTTTTATTCATCTTTGTATTGTGTATATCACAAAGCATTTTTGCGCAAAGACATGAAATCGGGATTTTTGCTGGAGGGGCAAACGTAATTGGGGACGTTGGAAAAGCGAATTATATTAATCCATTTCCAACGAGAACAGAACAAGGAGGGAGTATTGTTTTACCTATTTCGATAGGAGGATTGTACCGTTTTAATATCAATCCCCACATGGGATTTCGACTAAATTTAACGTATTCTCACGTTGGGGCAGGAGATTTTAAATCGGGAGAACAATACAAACGTGATCGAAATAAGAGTTTTGAAAATGATATTGTAGAAGGAGCAGTATTATTTGAATATAATTTTAAAGATATTAATGAGGCTCAAGAATTTGCACATTCACCTTATATTTTCTTTGGTGGAGGAGCATTTCAAGCAAAGTACAGAATCTATGATTATGATGCTGAAGAAGACGAAATCATACATGATACGTACAATAAACGTAAGTTAACTTTCCCATTTGGAGTAGGTTACAAAATAAGATTTAATTACAACTGGTTGATATCATTAGAAACTGGTTTTAGATATACTAATCAGGACTTTTTAGATTATAATGTCGCTGATTATACAAAAAATTTAACAAATGCAGCCAACTCTAATCCTGACATTGCGCGTGAAATGCGTGGATTAAATTTTGGGAATATGAGTAATAAAGACTGGTATGTACAAACAGGTATTACCTTAACATACAGCTTTGGACGACCTGCATGTTATTGCAACTAA
- a CDS encoding alpha/beta hydrolase family protein → MRKIIYSLMFLALTMGSTLNAQENITFQTPPQEILQLADADMPPSISTDRKAENAFLSYRSRYKTLNELAETELRLAGLRINPVTNINSRETFVERVTFYDLKTAKETAIAGLPAKGRFSNASWNSAQTKYAVTNTTEKGVELWVIDVKSKAATKVYEDKLNANLGRPYHWISTNEVIVNVIPSTRKPLIDTKEAIPTGPTVSVADGKEAQNRTYQDLLQNKNDEFNFEQLAISELVKVNIENGTKTKWKDAAMYTDVTASPDGKYILVGEIQKPFSYLVTYNRFPSVETVYDVNGKLVKEVDRKDLQEVVPKGFSSTTTGKRGIYWRADKPNTLYWVEALDGGDANKPAEYRDAVYQLAAPFTAEKQLVVKTKDRYRGVTWGNDEVALVRDTWYDTRSESTYIFNPSNPNEAPRRFFNRNSQDAYNNPGNFVTEVNENGFSVLSMNKGKLMLVGDGVSKDGILPFVDEFDIKTLKTSRLWRAQKSNQLESIARVIDPKKGIILEQIQSKTDYPNLYVRNIFQKGGKPKQVTFTKNPFEAMNQVSKELITYKREDGVALSGTLYLPPNYDKSKKEKLPMLMWAYPREFKDAATAGQVTTSENKFTSPSYGGPVYWALRGYAVLDDAAFPIIGEGKTEPNDTFIPQLVANAKAAIDAVDALGYIDRERVAVGGHSYGAFMTANLLSHSNLFAAGIARSGAYNRTLTPFGFQSEQRNYWEAPEVYNTMSPFMNAEKMKTPLLLIHGDADNNTGTFPMQSERYFNALKGLGATTRLVLLPKESHGYAAKENIMHMLWEQDQWLEKYVKNKGKETSSDVKKETKKK, encoded by the coding sequence ATGAGAAAGATAATTTATTCTTTGATGTTTTTAGCGTTGACTATGGGGTCTACGTTAAATGCACAAGAGAACATTACATTTCAGACACCCCCTCAAGAAATTTTACAATTAGCGGATGCAGATATGCCACCATCGATCAGTACCGATCGTAAAGCAGAAAATGCATTTTTATCTTATAGAAGCCGTTATAAAACATTAAATGAATTAGCGGAAACTGAATTACGTTTAGCAGGTTTACGTATAAATCCTGTGACAAACATTAATTCGCGTGAGACGTTTGTAGAACGTGTAACATTTTATGATTTAAAAACAGCAAAGGAAACAGCCATAGCAGGATTACCAGCAAAAGGGCGTTTTTCGAATGCTTCATGGAATTCAGCTCAAACGAAATATGCTGTCACGAATACTACTGAGAAAGGAGTGGAATTATGGGTGATTGATGTGAAGTCAAAAGCTGCGACAAAAGTATATGAAGATAAATTAAATGCGAACTTAGGTCGTCCATACCATTGGATTTCAACGAATGAAGTGATTGTGAATGTCATTCCTTCCACACGTAAACCTTTAATTGATACTAAGGAGGCGATTCCAACAGGACCAACGGTTTCTGTAGCCGATGGTAAAGAAGCACAAAACAGAACGTATCAAGATTTATTACAAAATAAGAATGATGAATTTAACTTTGAACAATTGGCGATATCGGAATTGGTAAAAGTGAACATCGAAAATGGTACGAAAACAAAATGGAAAGATGCAGCCATGTATACGGATGTTACGGCTTCTCCTGATGGAAAGTATATTTTGGTGGGAGAAATCCAAAAGCCATTCTCTTACTTGGTGACTTATAACCGTTTCCCATCAGTAGAAACTGTTTATGACGTAAATGGAAAGTTAGTGAAAGAAGTGGATCGTAAAGATTTACAAGAAGTGGTTCCGAAAGGTTTCTCTTCAACTACAACAGGTAAGCGTGGGATCTATTGGAGAGCGGACAAACCAAACACATTGTATTGGGTTGAAGCTTTAGATGGTGGAGACGCGAATAAACCGGCAGAGTATCGTGATGCTGTTTATCAATTAGCAGCTCCATTTACTGCAGAAAAGCAATTGGTTGTTAAAACAAAGGATCGTTACCGTGGCGTAACTTGGGGGAATGATGAAGTAGCTTTAGTCCGTGATACATGGTACGATACACGTTCGGAAAGTACATATATTTTTAATCCATCTAATCCGAATGAAGCTCCAAGACGTTTCTTTAATCGTAATTCACAAGACGCTTATAACAATCCAGGAAACTTTGTAACAGAAGTGAATGAAAATGGATTCAGTGTGTTATCCATGAATAAAGGAAAATTAATGTTAGTTGGTGATGGAGTTTCGAAAGATGGAATTTTACCATTTGTTGATGAATTTGACATCAAAACTTTAAAAACATCTCGTTTGTGGAGAGCGCAAAAATCGAATCAATTAGAATCTATTGCTCGTGTAATTGATCCGAAGAAAGGAATTATTTTAGAGCAAATTCAATCGAAAACGGACTATCCGAATTTATATGTTCGTAACATCTTCCAAAAAGGAGGTAAGCCAAAACAAGTAACGTTTACGAAGAATCCTTTTGAAGCGATGAATCAAGTTTCAAAAGAATTAATTACCTACAAACGTGAAGATGGGGTAGCGTTATCGGGAACATTATACTTACCACCAAATTACGATAAATCGAAAAAAGAGAAATTACCGATGTTAATGTGGGCTTACCCGCGCGAATTTAAAGACGCGGCTACAGCAGGTCAGGTAACGACATCTGAAAATAAATTTACTTCGCCTTCATATGGTGGACCAGTATATTGGGCATTAAGAGGATATGCAGTATTAGATGATGCAGCTTTCCCAATTATTGGAGAAGGAAAAACAGAACCAAATGATACGTTTATTCCTCAATTGGTAGCCAATGCCAAAGCAGCAATTGATGCTGTAGATGCATTAGGTTACATCGATCGTGAAAGGGTTGCAGTGGGTGGACATTCATATGGTGCATTTATGACGGCGAATTTATTGTCTCATTCGAATTTATTCGCAGCTGGTATCGCACGTTCAGGAGCTTACAACCGTACATTAACGCCATTTGGATTCCAATCGGAACAGCGTAATTACTGGGAAGCACCGGAAGTGTACAACACGATGTCGCCTTTTATGAACGCAGAGAAAATGAAAACGCCTTTATTATTAATCCACGGTGATGCGGATAATAATACAGGAACTTTCCCAATGCAATCGGAACGTTACTTTAATGCGTTAAAAGGATTAGGAGCGACAACTCGTTTAGTTTTATTACCAAAGGAATCTCATGGTTATGCAGCGAAAGAAAACATTATGCACATGTTATGGGAACAAGACCAATGGTTAGAAAAATATGTGAAAAATAAAGGAAAAGAGACTTCTTCAGATGTTAAAAAAGAAACAAAGAAGAAATAA